A part of Streptococcus porcinus genomic DNA contains:
- the dinB gene encoding DNA polymerase IV produces the protein MLIFPLLNDTSRKIIHIDMDAFFAAVEIRDNPDLKGKPVVIAKDPRETGGRGVVSTCNYEARTFGVHSAMSSKEAYERCPQAIFISGNYDKYREVGLKIRQIFKRYTDLVEPMSIDEAYLDVTENKLGLTSAVKIAKLIQYDIWKELHLTCSAGISYNKFLAKLASDFEKPHGLTLILPDQAQPFLEKLPIEKFHGVGIKSVEKLHEMGVYNGKDLLGLSEMTLIDHFGRFGFDLYRKARGISYSPVKANRIRKSIGSERTYSKLLYAEADVKAEITKHAQRVVTTLSNSNKRGKIVILKVRYADFTTLTKRVSLDRATRDLEVISQTANEIYDSIEESELGIRLLGVTITQLEEKNDEILLEL, from the coding sequence ATGCTTATATTTCCGCTCCTTAACGACACATCTCGTAAAATTATCCATATTGATATGGATGCTTTTTTTGCTGCAGTGGAAATACGTGACAATCCAGACCTAAAAGGGAAACCCGTAGTTATTGCTAAAGATCCTCGGGAAACTGGGGGAAGAGGTGTAGTGTCGACCTGTAATTATGAGGCTAGAACCTTTGGGGTTCATTCAGCAATGAGCTCGAAAGAAGCTTATGAGCGTTGCCCTCAAGCTATATTTATCTCGGGAAATTATGATAAATATAGAGAGGTAGGCCTAAAAATTCGGCAGATTTTTAAGCGCTACACTGATTTAGTAGAACCTATGTCGATTGACGAGGCCTATCTTGATGTTACTGAAAATAAATTAGGATTGACTTCGGCTGTCAAAATAGCCAAGCTAATCCAGTATGATATTTGGAAGGAATTACATCTGACTTGTTCAGCAGGTATATCTTATAATAAGTTCCTAGCAAAATTAGCTAGTGACTTTGAGAAACCTCATGGTTTAACTCTTATTCTACCAGATCAAGCGCAGCCATTTCTTGAAAAGCTTCCAATCGAAAAATTCCACGGAGTGGGAATAAAGTCTGTAGAAAAGCTGCATGAGATGGGTGTCTATAATGGAAAAGATTTATTGGGGTTATCAGAAATGACTTTGATTGACCACTTTGGTCGCTTTGGATTTGATCTTTATCGGAAGGCGCGTGGGATTAGTTATTCACCTGTGAAGGCTAATCGTATTCGAAAATCAATTGGCAGTGAGCGGACCTATAGTAAGCTATTGTATGCGGAGGCAGATGTAAAAGCGGAAATTACCAAACATGCTCAGCGTGTTGTTACTACCTTGAGTAATAGTAATAAACGGGGGAAAATTGTTATTCTCAAGGTTCGCTATGCAGATTTCACAACTTTGACGAAGCGTGTTAGTTTAGATCGGGCCACCCGCGATTTAGAAGTAATAAGCCAAACAGCAAATGAAATTTATGACAGCATAGAAGAGTCGGAATTAGGAATCCGACTACTGGGAGTCACTATAACCCAGTTAGAGGAAAAGAATGACGAGATATTACTAGAATTATAA